The Polyangium mundeleinium genome contains the following window.
TCCACGACGCCCAGGCCTCGGCGTATCTCGTGACGCTCCTCGATCTCGTGGTGCAGCGCGCGCGCGGGGAAAACCCGACGGAAGGGATGATCGCCGCCGTGCACGCCCTCTCGGACGCGCTCGGCTCGTAAGCTCCCCTCAACGCTTCTTCGTCGACGTCGGCTTTGGCGGGTCCGTGGCTTTGCCCGTCGCCGCGTCGTTCTTCGGCGCCTTCTCCGGCGAACGGATACGCACGGGCACGGCGACCCAGTCGTTCGGCTTCAAGAGCTCCTTCGAGATCCATCCGACGGGCGCGTTCTTCGCGGTCGTCTCGACGAACACGTACTCGCGGCCCTGGTAGCGAATCTTCTCGCCTTGCGCCGGCACCGCGACGCCGAGCATCGCGTGCCGGTGGGCATTCGAGTTCAAGAGCACGCTGTCCACGCCGATGGCGTCGAGCAGCATGTGCAAGAGCAGCGCCTTCGAATCGCAGTCGCCTTTTTTCCCCGAGACCACGAGCGCCGGCGGCATGAGGCCGAAGGGACGACCCTTGGGGATCTCGTAAGGGATCGCCTGGACGAACGAGGCCAGGAGCTCGACGGCGTCGAGCGTGCCGAGCTTCGCCTCGTGGATGCGCGTCTTGAAGCGCGCGGCGAGCGGATCGACATCGGGTTTGCTGCGCTCCGCGAGCGACTCGAAGATGCACTGCATGCTCGCGTCGCAGCCGGGCGGCGGCACCCACTTGAACGCGCCGTCGCCCGCGTCCTGGTATTTGAGGCGCTGCGCGAGCTCGTGGTGCGCGGCGTCGACGTCGCGCTGCTCGTCCGCGGCGAGCGCGTAGCCGGCGCGATAGACGGGTGGTTCGAGGCGACGGTCCCGCCACGCATACTTCGTCGCGCCGGACGCCGGCGTCTTTTCGGGATACACCGCGACGCCGAGATCGACCCCCGGCGTATCCGCGGACGGCTCCTCGTCGCTGCTCGACGAAAGCAGATCGTTCAGGTCGATGGCGCAGCAGCAGCAGCCCGCGACGAACATGCACGAGGTCGCGGCGAGCGCGAGGAGCGTTCGCCCGTTCATGACGGCGCCATCACCTCGTCGCGCGCGAGCTGGGGCAGCGGCAAGAGACCGTCGAGGGCGGTCTCGAGCCCCGGCGCGGCCACGAGCGCGATCACCACCATCACCGCGCCGAGCACGAGCGCCGGCGCGACGTTGCCCTTCCGGATCTCCGCGAGCTCGTCCACGCCTCGCGTGAGGCGCACGAAGACGAACGTGCCCACGGTGAGCGCGGCCGCGCCCACGGCGAGCGAGAACGCGACGTGCGCGAGGCCGTACAACGTGAACTTGCCGAGCATCACAGGCGCGAGCTTCTGGCCGCGGTACATGAAGTCCATCGCGGCGAACGTCGCCGACACCGCGTGCTGCGCGAGGAGCCCGAGCGAGAGCAACCCCGCGGCCGAGATCACGGCGACGCCCGTGTTGCCCTTCCCGAGCTCCGCGTCGATCTCGCCAAGGCGCAGGACCCGCCCGAGCACGCGCGAACCGAGCCACACGCCGAGGGCGCCGACGAGGATGCCGAAAAGGATCTTGCCGATCCCGATCAGGAAGAGCGCGACGTTCACCGCGCGAGCGTAGCGGAATCGTGCGGCCCTCGAAACCGGCGAACGAGCACGGGGCCCGAGGGCCGGATACCACGGAAAACGATGGAGTTTCGATCTGTTCCCTCTCCGAGGGCTCGCCCTCCCGCGTCGCCGGGCTCACGGGATGCGGTTCGCGGCGAACTCGTCTGGATGTCGTGCTCCAAGCGTTGCGCGAGCCGAGCGGGGATCGTAGGTAGCAAGGACGAAGAAGTCCCCAGAGGAGGCGCGCGCGCCCGCGAGAGCACCGACCATGCCCGAATCTCACGAAAATCCGCTGCTCGGCCTCGGCTACGAAATTCCCTTCGATCGCATCCGCGGCGAGCACGTGCAGCCCGCCGTGAAAGAGCTGCTCGCCGAGGCGAAGGCGCGGCTCGATGCCCTCGCGGCGGC
Protein-coding sequences here:
- a CDS encoding DUF350 domain-containing protein, which encodes MNVALFLIGIGKILFGILVGALGVWLGSRVLGRVLRLGEIDAELGKGNTGVAVISAAGLLSLGLLAQHAVSATFAAMDFMYRGQKLAPVMLGKFTLYGLAHVAFSLAVGAAALTVGTFVFVRLTRGVDELAEIRKGNVAPALVLGAVMVVIALVAAPGLETALDGLLPLPQLARDEVMAPS